The sequence ccctgtgccccatccctgtccccagtgggtcaggagctgcaggtgtgggGCGCTCTGGGTGTCACTTCGGGGGTGGCAGTGACGTtttgggggtggcagtgccattTTGAGGGGTGATGACGTAATTTCTGGATGTGACAGTGCCATTTCAGGGGATGGCAGCGCCACGTCGGGGGGTGGCAGTGCCGTTTTAAGGGGTGACAGTGCCATTTCTGGGGGTGACAGTGCCATGTCGCGGTGTGATAGTGACGTTTTAaggggtggcagtgccatgtCGTGGTGTGACAGTGCCATTTCTGGGTGGCGTGCCACGGTGTGAGTCCGTGGCATGGTGACACCATGTCGGGGGGTGTCGTCCGTGACGGTTGACCAGTTGCCCAATTCGCAGTGTGACAGTACCATGTCGGGGGGTGACAGTGCCATGTCCTTGGACAGTGCATATCGCAGGTGtgacagctgccagctgggggtACAGTGCCATGTCGCGGTGTTGTTGACAGTCCAATGTTCGGTGTGACAGTACGTGTTGGACAGTACAGTCGGGGGGGGGGTGACAGACCATGGCGGGGGGGTGGGAAAGTGCCATATCGCGGTGTGACAGTGCCATATCGGGGGGTGACAGTGCCATGTCGCGGTGTGACAGCGCCATGTCGCGCTGTGACAGCGCCAATAATGACAGCGTGTGGGGTTTTGAAGCGATTGCAGTCGGGTTTGTGGGGAGGTGCAGTATAGCGGTGTGGAAGTGCCGTGTCGCATGTGACAAGCGCCATATAGCGTTGTGTGAAGTGTGCCGTGTCAGCGGTGGTGTGACAGTGCTCGTGGTCGACGGGTTGTGTGTAGAAGCGCACAGTGTCGCGGGGTGTTCTGTGACGTGCCGTGTCGTGGTGTGACAGTGCCATGTCGCGGTGTGACAGCGCCATATCGCGGTGTGACAGCGCCATGTCGCGGTGTGACAGTGCCATATCGCGGTGTGACAGTGCCATGTCGCGGTGTGACAGTGCCGAtctgtccccagctctcctggtgGCCGTCAGGATCAATGGCAATGGCCGCGAGGTTCTGTACCTGGCCAAGGGTGACTCGGTCAAGCTGGGCTGTCCCTATGTCCTGGAGCCCGAGGACAACGGACCGCAGGGCGTGGGCATCGAGTGGATCCAGATCAGCCCCGAGAGACCCAGCCCCGAGAACGTGGTGAGGGACacgggggctcggggggctcggggggctcggggggctcggggggctcgAGGGGTCGGGGGGAGCTCAGCCGAGaggggagggacaggcagggatggacagggacaaggggggacagaggggacaggaagggACAAGTGGGacaggaagggatggagagggacaaggtgggacagagagggacagaagggacaggaagggacaagtaggacaggcagggacagggagggacaggtgggacagaggggacaggagggacagggaaagacagagagggatggagagggacaaggggggacaggaagggacaaaggggacaggaagggacaagtgggacagaggggacagagagggacaggcaggacagacaagggacagagaggacagagagggacaggtgcgacagggagggacagaggggacagggaaagacagaaagggatggagagggacaaagagggacaggaagggacagaggggacagagagggacaggtgggacagggagggacagagagggatggagagggataaggggggacagaggggacagggaaagacagagagggatggacagggacagggagggacagaggggacaggaagggACAAGTGGGacaggaagggatggagagggacaaggtgggacagagagggacaggtgggacagggagggacagaagggacaggaagggacaagtaggacaggcagggacagggagggacaggtgggacagagagggatggagagggacaaggggggacaggggggacaggtGGAACAGAGCGGAcaagcagggacacagagggacagggagggacaaggggggacagaggggacaggaagggACAAGGGGGGACAGAGGAGACAGGTGGGATTTGTCAGGgcagggaaggttgggaagggcagggaaggatcAGACAGGGTCTGGAAatgctgggcaggacagggacagagagggacagaggggacaggggggacagaTAGGGACAGACAGGAtatggcagggcagggaaggaccAAGCAGAGTCTGGAAGTgctgg is a genomic window of Serinus canaria isolate serCan28SL12 unplaced genomic scaffold, serCan2020 HiC_scaffold_454, whole genome shotgun sequence containing:
- the LOC127061279 gene encoding V-set and immunoglobulin domain-containing protein 8-like, which translates into the protein MAGHGASLLLLLGMLPALLVAVRINGNGREVLYLAKGDSVKLGCPYVLEPEDNGPQGVGIEWIQISPERPSPENVVRDTGARGARGARGARGARG